A region from the Acidobacteriota bacterium genome encodes:
- the ribA gene encoding GTP cyclohydrolase II, producing MAGYNLRTIRSNHIKLEAKKRAEADFPTKFGHFRILGFEGTRRDPETGRPEAAVVLVMGDIYSEAPLVRIHSQCLTGDVFHSLRCDCRQQLELALQLIANAGAGILLYEQKEGRGIGLIAKLQAYELQDQGLDTVEANEKLGFKADHREFDLPAAVLHVMGVDEVRLISNNPQKVAALESAGIQVVERVPCEPLVGERSAAYLKTKKEKLGHLLGRED from the coding sequence ATGGCTGGATATAATTTAAGAACAATTAGGAGCAACCACATTAAACTTGAAGCCAAAAAGCGCGCCGAAGCCGATTTCCCCACGAAATTCGGCCACTTCCGGATACTCGGCTTTGAAGGCACTCGACGCGATCCTGAGACGGGGCGCCCAGAGGCAGCAGTTGTCTTGGTTATGGGTGATATCTATTCAGAGGCTCCGCTAGTTCGAATCCACTCTCAATGCCTCACAGGTGATGTGTTTCACTCGCTTCGCTGCGATTGTCGCCAACAACTTGAGCTGGCGCTGCAGCTCATTGCCAATGCTGGGGCTGGGATTCTCCTTTACGAGCAGAAAGAAGGGCGTGGCATCGGCCTAATTGCCAAGCTACAAGCCTACGAACTCCAGGATCAGGGACTCGACACAGTAGAAGCCAACGAGAAGCTCGGATTCAAAGCGGATCACCGAGAATTCGATTTACCAGCGGCTGTCTTGCACGTGATGGGAGTCGATGAGGTACGTCTGATCTCCAACAACCCTCAGAAGGTCGCAGCACTCGAGTCCGCTGGAATCCAAGTAGTCGAGCGTGTTCCTTGTGAGCCCCTCGTCGGAGAACGCTCCGCGGCATACCTCAAAACAAAAAAAGAGAAGCTGGGACATTTACTGGGGCGAGAGGATTAA
- a CDS encoding sensor histidine kinase produces MDQKLTLITLLIRLGVVAAIASAVVRSRYFKSILFRNEIRSTRQQIQIVLFVGVPVALGVWVRATVPSFSAADVAFESAIIVGVMGGRLAGVALAALCAIPELWRHEFLGFPLDALAGYVAGAFREYAANREDIWSFSPMVDLSVYRWIRRNFPRPRHDWQVAFFVGILLLQFLREQIGRAFPGRVFFLRGDTFWVEVAVYAGTIAAVAIPIKIWNATRIELKLEEQERLLLQARLDALQSQINPHFLFNTLNSISSLVRVRPEQARDLIVKLANILRSLLRKHDAFVLLREEMEFIDNYLDIEVARFGPEKLQVVKDLDSQTLDVIVPSMVLQPIVENAIKHGLAPKIEGGKIIVRSRLQSEHHLRIDIEDDGVGMASVNGRFGERRRYTRDDNDGTQLHTEGIGMHNVAERLRVLYGANAHMAVQSSPGRGTRISIELPLLQTDKESSAASAIYEARSSMR; encoded by the coding sequence GTGGACCAGAAGTTAACACTCATCACTCTGCTCATCAGGCTTGGCGTAGTCGCCGCCATTGCCAGCGCAGTAGTTCGTTCGCGTTACTTCAAGTCCATTCTGTTTCGCAATGAGATTCGGAGTACGCGGCAGCAGATTCAGATCGTTTTATTCGTGGGCGTTCCGGTCGCTCTTGGTGTGTGGGTACGAGCAACAGTGCCGAGCTTCTCTGCCGCGGACGTCGCATTCGAGAGCGCAATCATCGTTGGCGTGATGGGTGGCCGCCTCGCGGGTGTCGCACTGGCTGCACTGTGCGCGATTCCGGAATTATGGCGGCATGAATTCCTCGGTTTCCCACTGGATGCGCTCGCCGGGTATGTTGCCGGCGCATTTCGTGAATACGCTGCCAATCGGGAAGACATCTGGTCGTTCTCTCCGATGGTCGATCTCAGCGTCTACCGCTGGATTCGCCGCAATTTTCCGCGTCCGCGACACGACTGGCAGGTGGCTTTCTTCGTTGGAATTCTGCTCCTGCAGTTTCTTCGCGAGCAGATTGGGCGAGCATTTCCCGGTCGAGTGTTCTTCTTGCGCGGAGACACTTTTTGGGTGGAAGTCGCAGTCTACGCTGGCACGATCGCTGCCGTCGCGATTCCGATCAAAATCTGGAATGCGACGCGCATTGAACTCAAGCTGGAAGAACAGGAACGGCTACTGTTGCAGGCTCGCCTGGACGCGCTGCAAAGCCAGATCAACCCCCATTTTCTTTTCAATACCTTGAACTCAATCTCCTCTCTCGTGCGTGTTCGCCCAGAGCAGGCGCGAGACTTGATTGTGAAGCTCGCCAACATACTGCGTTCGCTGCTCAGGAAACATGACGCATTTGTCCTGCTGCGGGAGGAGATGGAGTTCATCGACAACTATCTCGACATCGAAGTCGCCCGTTTTGGTCCGGAAAAGCTGCAGGTCGTGAAGGACCTCGACTCTCAAACCCTTGATGTGATTGTTCCCAGCATGGTGCTGCAACCAATCGTCGAGAATGCCATCAAGCACGGTCTTGCGCCGAAGATCGAGGGCGGCAAGATCATCGTTCGGAGTCGATTGCAGTCTGAACATCACCTTCGTATCGATATCGAAGACGATGGTGTGGGAATGGCCTCGGTCAACGGCCGTTTCGGTGAGCGTCGCCGGTATACGCGCGACGATAACGATGGAACTCAGCTGCACACCGAAGGAATCGGCATGCACAACGTGGCCGAGCGCCTGCGAGTGCTCTATGGCGCTAACGCACACATGGCTGTTCAGAGCAGTCCCGGAAGAGGAACGCGGATTTCAATCGAACTGCCCCTATTACAGACGGATAAGGAGTCTTCGGCAGCATCGGCGATTTACGAGGCTCGCTCCAGTATGCGCTGA
- the bshA gene encoding N-acetyl-alpha-D-glucosaminyl L-malate synthase BshA: MKIGITCYPTYGGSGVVATELGIELAHRGHEIHFISYSQPFRLTTLHDNIRYHEVTVSQYPLFEYPPYDLALATRMAEVAEIYDLDLLHVHYAIPHAVSAMLARQMLSHATFPRHLPYVTTLHGTDITLVGQDPSYLPVTRFSIEQSDGVTSISDYLRERTIQEFAVRNPIEVIHNFVNCDLYKRPKDISADRSIFAEPEERLLVHLSNFRPVKRIGDVIEIFDRVQKEIPARLMMIGDGPERSAAEWQVRRLGLLNRVNFLGKQDNVHEKLALADLMLLPSQLESFGLAALEAMACEVPAIATNVGGLPEVIESGKNGFLGEVGEVEKMAAFAIDVLSNEKRLREIGKLARFEAQSRFCASKIIPQYEKFYQRILERAS, translated from the coding sequence ATGAAAATCGGAATCACGTGTTATCCCACGTACGGCGGCAGTGGAGTTGTTGCTACCGAACTGGGAATCGAACTTGCCCATCGCGGGCATGAGATTCACTTCATCTCCTACTCTCAACCCTTTCGCCTTACTACGCTGCACGACAATATCCGTTACCACGAAGTTACGGTTTCGCAGTATCCGTTATTCGAGTACCCGCCGTACGATCTGGCGCTGGCCACGCGCATGGCGGAAGTTGCCGAGATTTATGATCTCGATCTTCTCCACGTACACTACGCGATTCCCCATGCAGTAAGTGCAATGCTAGCGCGCCAGATGCTATCCCATGCCACGTTCCCGCGGCATTTGCCCTACGTGACCACATTGCACGGCACAGATATCACGTTGGTAGGACAAGACCCTTCCTACCTCCCTGTGACTAGGTTCTCGATCGAACAAAGTGATGGCGTGACCTCGATTTCTGATTACCTGCGCGAGCGCACCATCCAGGAGTTTGCAGTTCGCAATCCGATCGAAGTGATCCACAATTTTGTGAACTGCGATTTATATAAACGGCCGAAGGATATTAGCGCCGATCGTTCGATCTTCGCGGAGCCGGAAGAAAGACTGCTTGTCCACCTCTCAAATTTTCGTCCGGTAAAGCGCATTGGAGACGTGATTGAAATCTTCGATCGGGTGCAGAAGGAAATTCCTGCGCGGCTGATGATGATCGGAGATGGTCCGGAACGTTCAGCGGCGGAATGGCAGGTGCGGCGGCTCGGACTCCTGAATCGCGTAAATTTCCTTGGCAAGCAGGATAACGTGCACGAGAAGCTGGCGCTCGCCGACCTGATGTTGTTGCCGAGTCAGCTCGAGTCGTTTGGGCTGGCCGCCCTGGAAGCGATGGCGTGCGAAGTGCCGGCAATCGCGACCAATGTCGGTGGATTACCAGAAGTAATCGAAAGCGGCAAGAACGGGTTCCTCGGAGAAGTGGGCGAGGTGGAGAAAATGGCTGCTTTCGCGATTGACGTTTTGTCCAACGAAAAGCGTCTGCGCGAGATCGGAAAACTTGCACGCTTTGAGGCGCAATCGCGTTTCTGCGCGTCGAAAATTATTCCCCAGTACGAGAAGTTCTATCAGCGCATACTGGAGCGAGCCTCGTAA
- a CDS encoding secondary thiamine-phosphate synthase enzyme codes for MKSHTEYLKFNTKKHRDYIHITPQVEAAVRKSGVEEGLAFVSAMHITAAVYVNDNESGLIQDIDEWLEKLAPFRENYRHHQTGEDNGDSHLKSLLLHQSVTLPITKGKLDLGTWQRVFYAEFDGQREKRAIIKIIGK; via the coding sequence GTGAAGAGTCATACTGAGTACCTGAAATTCAACACGAAGAAGCATCGAGACTACATCCACATCACTCCGCAGGTGGAAGCAGCCGTGAGGAAGAGCGGAGTGGAAGAGGGGCTGGCGTTCGTCTCGGCGATGCACATCACCGCCGCTGTCTACGTGAACGACAACGAATCGGGGTTGATTCAGGACATCGACGAGTGGCTGGAGAAGCTCGCGCCCTTTCGCGAAAACTATCGCCACCATCAAACTGGTGAGGATAACGGGGACTCGCACCTCAAGAGTCTGCTTCTGCACCAGTCGGTAACCTTGCCGATCACCAAGGGCAAACTCGATCTCGGAACGTGGCAAAGAGTCTTCTATGCCGAGTTCGATGGACAGCGGGAAAAGCGGGCGATCATAAAAATCATTGGGAAGTAA